DNA from Castellaniella sp. MT123:
CCACCTCCAGGGACGTCCGCTGGTCCTGACCAGCGACGACTTCGCGCTGGCGCGGCTGCTGGACCGCCAGTTCGAGGCCGCCGGCATCACGCCGTACACGATAGCCCGCAGCAGCCAATGGGACTGGACCCTATCCATGGCCCAGGCGGGGATGGGCATTGCGCTGCTGCCCGAACCCTTCATCGACCATCCAGAATCACAGGGTCTGCAGACGCGGCCCTTGGGGCCGCCCGATCTTAGCTGGGACGTCGCGCTGCTATCCCCGGTCGCGTGGTCCAGGCTCGGGCACGCGGCCCAGGCCTGGGTGGACCTGTGCGAAGCCCGCATCGGCGGCCCCTGGCCTCGGACGGAGGCGAACAGCCCATCCTGAGGCCCGCTTGCCCCACGGAATCAGGCAGCCGCCTCTTCCGCGTCGGACACCGAGCTGCGGATCAGGTGGTCGAAGGCGGACAAAGCGGCCTTGGCGCCATCGCCTGCGGCGATGATGATCTGCTTGTACGGCACCGTCGTCGCGTCGCCCGCTGCGAACACGCCCGGGACGGACGTCTGGCCGCGCGCATCGACCACGATCTCGCCGTGCGCCGTCAGGTCCACCACCCCCTTGAGCCATTCGGTATTGGGCACCAGACCAATCTGGATGAACACGCCATCCAGTTCCACCCGATGCGTGTCGCCGCTTGTCCGGTCCTTGTAGCTCAGGGCGATGACGCGCTTGCCGTCGCCATGGATTTCCGTGGTCTGCGCCGATGTCAGGACGGTAACATTGGCCAGGCTGCGCAGTTTGCGCTGCAGCACCGCATCGGCCCGCAAAGCATCGCCGAACTCGATCAAGGTGACATGACCCACGATGCCAGCCAGGTCGATAGCCGCCTCGACACCCGAATTGCCACCGCCGATCACCGCCACACGCTTGCCCTTGAACAGCGGGCCGTCGCAATGCGGGCAGTAAGCCACGCCGCGATTCCGGTATTCGTCCTCGCCAGGCACGTTGATCTGGCGCCAGCGGGCGCCCGTGGACAGGATCACGTTCTTGGCCTTCAGCACCGCGCCACTGGCCAATTCCACCTGAATGGATTTCCCCGGCACCAGGCGTGTGGCCCGCTGCAGGTTCATGATGTCGACCTCGTAAGCCTTGACGTGCTGTTCCAGCGCTACGCCGAACTTCGGCCCTTCGGTCTCCAGCACGGAGATGTAGTTCTCGATGGCCATGGTATCGAGCACCTGGCCGCCGAATCGCTCGGCCACGACCCCGGTGCGGATGCCCTTGCGTGCGGCGTAAACAGCGGCAGCCGCACCCGCCGGCCCCCCGCCCACGACCAGCACGTCGAATTCTTCGCGGGCGTTCAGGGCCTCGACCTTGGCGTCGTCATTGCCGACGTCCAGCTTGGCCAGCAATTCCTCGACACCGGCGCGCCCCTGATGGAACAATTCGCCATTCAGGAACACCGCCGGCACGGACAGGACCTCGCGCTTGCTCACCTCGTCCTGAAACAGCGCCCCATCGATGGCCACGTGACGAATGCGCGGGTTGACGACCGACATCGCGTTCAGCGCCTGGACCACATCCGGGCAATTCTGACACGACAGGGAAAAATAGGTTTCGAACCGGTAATCGCCGGGCAGATCCCGGATCTGTTCGATCACGGCATCATCGAGCTTCGGCGGGTGGCCGCCGACCTGCAGCAGGGCCAGCACCAGCGAGGTGAATTCGTGACCCAGGGGTATCCCCGCGAAACGCACTGCCACGTCGGTCCCCGCACGGGCGATCTCGAACGACGGCACGCGTCCGTCCGCAGCCGTGGTTTCGACCAGAGACAGTTTGTCGGACAAGCCCGCAATGTCTTCCAGAAAGGCGCGCAGTTCCTGCGATTGGGTGCTGCCGTCCAGGGAGGCGCGCAGCTCGACGGGTTGTGTCACCCGTTCGAGATAGGTTCCTAATTGTCCTTTGAGGTTCGCATCCAGCATATCCACACCTTTTTGGAAAAAATCACTCCCCGCCGACACGTCGTGGCGACGTGTCGCCAGACATTGCCAGCGGGAAAAAAGACCGGCCAGGGTTGAAATCGGGCCGGCCGGTCCGATCATCCTGCACGCGGACTGCGGTCCTGCTGTGCAGGCACGCAGCTACCGCTCACAGGCTGCGATCAGATCTTGCCGACCAGATCCAGTGACGGGGTCAGGGTCTTGGCGCCTTCTTCCCATTTGGCCGGGCAAACTTCGCCCGGGTGGCTGGCGATGTACTGGGCGGCCTTGACCTTGCGCAGCAGCTCGGACGCATCGCGGCCGATGCCGTTGTCGTGGATCTCCAGGACCTTGATTTCACCCGCCGGGTTGATCACGAAGGTGCCGCGCAGAGCCACGCCTTCTTCTTCGATCAACACATCGAAGTTGCGCGACAGGAGATGGGTCGGATCGCCGATCATCGGGTAGTTGACCTTTTTGATGGCGTC
Protein-coding regions in this window:
- the ahpF gene encoding alkyl hydroperoxide reductase subunit F codes for the protein MLDANLKGQLGTYLERVTQPVELRASLDGSTQSQELRAFLEDIAGLSDKLSLVETTAADGRVPSFEIARAGTDVAVRFAGIPLGHEFTSLVLALLQVGGHPPKLDDAVIEQIRDLPGDYRFETYFSLSCQNCPDVVQALNAMSVVNPRIRHVAIDGALFQDEVSKREVLSVPAVFLNGELFHQGRAGVEELLAKLDVGNDDAKVEALNAREEFDVLVVGGGPAGAAAAVYAARKGIRTGVVAERFGGQVLDTMAIENYISVLETEGPKFGVALEQHVKAYEVDIMNLQRATRLVPGKSIQVELASGAVLKAKNVILSTGARWRQINVPGEDEYRNRGVAYCPHCDGPLFKGKRVAVIGGGNSGVEAAIDLAGIVGHVTLIEFGDALRADAVLQRKLRSLANVTVLTSAQTTEIHGDGKRVIALSYKDRTSGDTHRVELDGVFIQIGLVPNTEWLKGVVDLTAHGEIVVDARGQTSVPGVFAAGDATTVPYKQIIIAAGDGAKAALSAFDHLIRSSVSDAEEAAA
- the ahpC gene encoding alkyl hydroperoxide reductase subunit C, with the translated sequence MSLINTTIKPFKANAYHNGKFVEVSEQTVAGKWSVFVFYPADFTFVCPTELEDLADHYAEFQKLGVEVYSVSTDTHFAHKAWHDTSDAIKKVNYPMIGDPTHLLSRNFDVLIEEEGVALRGTFVINPAGEIKVLEIHDNGIGRDASELLRKVKAAQYIASHPGEVCPAKWEEGAKTLTPSLDLVGKI